In the Mycolicibacter sp. MU0102 genome, one interval contains:
- the gnd gene encoding phosphogluconate dehydrogenase (NAD(+)-dependent, decarboxylating) — MPHPPVSFCPDWCASFERTTAAHGKEQRTMQLGMIGLGRMGANLVRRMVDGGHECVVYDHNADAVSALTTEPNTSGVSSLAELAAQLSAPRVVWVMVPAGAITTGVIEELAGTLEAGDIVIDGGNSYYRDDIAHAKILADKGIHLLDCGTSGGVWGRDRGYCLMVGGDRAAFDHVEPIFATVAPGVDAAPRTPGREGEIGQAEKGYLYCGPSGAGHFVKMVHNGIEYGMMASIAEGLNILHHANIGKQDQQGDAETAPLSNPEFYRYDIDIEQVTEVWRRGSVIGSWLLDLTAGALQKSPQLEEFAGRVSDSGEGRWTVIAAIDEGVPAPVLTTALYARFASRQLFEFGAKVLSAMRKQFGGHDEKSG, encoded by the coding sequence CTGCCGCATCCGCCGGTCAGCTTCTGCCCAGACTGGTGCGCTAGCTTCGAGCGGACGACAGCCGCTCACGGTAAGGAGCAGCGCACCATGCAACTGGGGATGATCGGTCTAGGTCGAATGGGCGCCAACCTCGTTCGGCGCATGGTAGACGGCGGTCACGAATGCGTCGTCTACGACCACAACGCCGACGCGGTCAGCGCATTGACCACCGAGCCCAACACCAGCGGAGTCTCGTCGCTGGCCGAGCTTGCGGCGCAGCTGTCCGCGCCGCGGGTGGTGTGGGTGATGGTGCCCGCCGGTGCCATCACCACGGGGGTCATCGAAGAACTTGCCGGCACACTAGAAGCCGGAGACATCGTGATCGACGGCGGAAACTCCTATTACCGCGACGACATCGCGCACGCAAAGATCTTGGCCGACAAAGGTATTCATCTGCTCGATTGCGGCACCAGTGGCGGGGTGTGGGGCCGCGACCGGGGTTACTGCCTCATGGTCGGCGGCGATCGGGCAGCGTTCGACCATGTCGAGCCGATCTTCGCGACCGTGGCTCCGGGGGTGGACGCGGCCCCGCGCACCCCGGGACGGGAGGGCGAGATCGGGCAAGCCGAGAAAGGCTATCTGTACTGCGGTCCATCGGGAGCCGGGCACTTCGTGAAGATGGTGCACAACGGCATCGAGTACGGGATGATGGCCTCGATCGCCGAGGGGCTGAACATCCTGCACCACGCCAACATCGGTAAGCAGGACCAACAGGGTGATGCCGAAACCGCGCCGTTGAGCAATCCCGAGTTCTATCGGTACGACATCGACATCGAGCAGGTCACCGAGGTCTGGCGGCGGGGCAGCGTAATCGGTTCCTGGTTGCTGGATCTGACCGCCGGCGCGCTGCAGAAGTCGCCGCAATTGGAGGAATTCGCCGGCCGGGTCTCCGATTCCGGCGAGGGGCGGTGGACCGTGATCGCCGCCATCGACGAGGGCGTCCCCGCACCAGTTCTCACCACCGCGCTGTACGCGCGATTCGCCTCGCGCCAGCTGTTCGAGTTCGGCGCGAAGGTGCTCTCGGCGATGCGCAAGCAATTCGGCGGGCACGACGAGAAGTCCGGGTGA